In one Moritella sp. 5 genomic region, the following are encoded:
- the nuoF gene encoding NADH-quinone oxidoreductase subunit NuoF: MSELVLLKHITHPDSTDIEFYEKNGGYQGLKQVLSDYSPDQVIETIKTSNLRGRGGAGFPTGMKWSFVPKSDGKIHYLCCNADEGEPGTFKDRLLMERDPHRVIEGMIIAAYAIQSQVAYIYIRGEYGLSIEKISQAIKAAYARGYLGKNIFGSRFCLDIYIHKGAGAYICGEETALLESIEGKRGQPKLKPPFPAVSGLYGCPTVVNNVETLACVAHIFARGVDWFTAIGPEDAPGPRLFGLSGRLQNPGIYELPMGLSLRELVFDYGGGPLTGQLKAVIPGGLSAPMIPLAGLDVKMNFADLAAADSMMGSAAVIALDETTSIPVIGRRIAEFFSHESCGKCTPCREGLHWASKILNRIESGQGRPGDLEQLQVLCGGIFNNSFCALGVGASWAIGATLKHFSHEYDALITQQTIPVRDRTRL, translated from the coding sequence ATGAGCGAATTAGTATTGTTAAAACATATCACTCATCCAGACTCTACTGATATCGAATTTTATGAAAAAAACGGTGGTTATCAGGGATTAAAACAAGTCCTGAGTGACTATTCCCCCGATCAGGTGATCGAAACAATCAAAACATCCAATCTACGCGGTCGCGGCGGCGCTGGCTTTCCTACTGGCATGAAATGGAGCTTCGTGCCAAAAAGCGATGGCAAAATCCATTATCTGTGTTGTAACGCCGATGAAGGTGAACCCGGTACCTTCAAAGACCGACTGCTTATGGAACGAGACCCACACCGGGTAATTGAAGGTATGATTATTGCGGCTTACGCGATTCAATCTCAGGTAGCTTATATCTATATTCGAGGTGAATATGGTTTATCAATTGAAAAAATATCACAAGCGATCAAAGCCGCTTACGCCAGAGGTTACCTTGGAAAAAATATCTTTGGTTCTCGTTTTTGTCTCGATATCTATATCCACAAAGGTGCTGGTGCTTATATCTGCGGTGAAGAAACGGCACTGCTGGAATCAATTGAAGGCAAGCGTGGACAACCCAAATTAAAACCGCCTTTCCCCGCAGTATCAGGTCTTTATGGCTGTCCAACCGTGGTCAATAACGTCGAAACCTTGGCCTGTGTCGCACATATTTTTGCCCGTGGCGTTGACTGGTTTACCGCCATCGGGCCTGAAGATGCACCCGGTCCACGTCTATTTGGTCTTAGCGGACGCTTACAGAATCCAGGGATCTACGAGTTACCAATGGGACTTTCGCTGCGTGAGTTGGTTTTTGACTATGGTGGAGGCCCTTTGACCGGACAACTTAAAGCGGTGATACCAGGTGGATTATCAGCACCCATGATTCCTTTAGCAGGACTTGATGTGAAGATGAACTTTGCCGATTTGGCGGCTGCCGACAGCATGATGGGCTCAGCTGCAGTAATCGCACTGGATGAGACTACCTCGATTCCAGTCATTGGCAGACGGATAGCCGAATTTTTCTCTCATGAAAGCTGCGGTAAATGTACACCTTGCCGAGAAGGTCTGCACTGGGCCAGTAAGATTCTTAACCGCATAGAGTCTGGACAAGGTCGCCCAGGAGATCTAGAGCAATTACAAGTATTATGCGGCGGTATATTTAACAATAGCTTCTGCGCGCTGGGTGTCGGTGCATCATGGGCAATAGGAGCCACCCTGAAACATTTTAGCCATGAGTACGACGCCCTTATCACCCAACAAACCATCCCTGTGCGCGACAGGACACGCTTATGA
- the nuoE gene encoding NAD(P)H-dependent oxidoreductase subunit E, giving the protein MTAEYSKQAIIADLTAPIADIVKRYPTQRSAIMPALYLAQEKYGFIDETAYLAISEILDVPEIWVFELASFYTLYKNKNIGKCHLQICTNVPCMLRGAYDMLEHLQTRLGISQGDTSKDGLFTLSTVECIGSCDVAPAMMVNETYHTKLSKQSIDQLLDQLTQAETESLATDILSLTQNTSSANNEPLANEQPLANKQFSENTESLTKSEPTAGPES; this is encoded by the coding sequence ATGACCGCAGAATATTCCAAACAAGCTATCATAGCCGATCTTACCGCCCCTATCGCAGACATTGTAAAACGCTATCCCACCCAGCGCAGCGCGATCATGCCAGCGCTTTATCTGGCTCAGGAGAAATATGGTTTTATCGACGAAACAGCCTATCTGGCAATCTCAGAGATCTTAGACGTACCGGAGATCTGGGTGTTTGAATTGGCCAGTTTCTATACCCTGTATAAAAATAAAAACATCGGTAAATGTCACCTGCAGATCTGTACCAACGTCCCGTGCATGTTACGTGGCGCGTATGACATGCTCGAACACCTACAAACCCGACTCGGCATTAGCCAAGGAGATACCAGCAAAGACGGTCTTTTTACCCTGAGTACAGTGGAATGTATCGGCTCTTGTGATGTCGCTCCCGCCATGATGGTTAATGAAACCTATCACACCAAACTATCCAAACAGAGCATAGACCAATTACTCGATCAATTAACACAGGCAGAAACCGAATCCTTAGCAACAGATATATTGTCGTTAACGCAGAATACGTCGTCCGCAAATAATGAGCCCTTAGCAAATGAACAGCCGTTAGCGAATAAACAGTTTTCAGAAAATACAGAGTCGTTGACCAAGAGTGAGCCAACAGCAGGGCCAGAGTCATGA
- the nuoD gene encoding NADH dehydrogenase (quinone) subunit D — protein MTDVNIIHESKQEHGLSREVLMNLGPQHPSTHGVLRLLLQMDGEIVKRIEPHIGLLHRGTEKLCESFTYTQIFPLTDRLDYLCQPSNNLGYALAVESLLDIKAPERAQYIRVLMAELSRISGHLLITGALPMDVGAITTLLYTMRDREMIMDLMEMISGARMHTSFCRVGGVREDLPDGCAERIIEFCDIFENSISDYENLVGNNRVFLARVENVGNITGEDAIALGLSGPCLRASGVDWDIRRDAPYEIYDRLDFNVIVRTDGDCYDRWKCRVDEMHESLKMIRQCVAQMQPGPFLLDDPKIAFPVNKDLLAHSMEAHIHHFKLAAEGFKVPKGEVYTAIEAPKGELGFYIVSDGSEKPFRVKIRAPSFVNLQALTDRTTNLKYLADVIAMIGSLDPVMKEVDK, from the coding sequence ATGACTGATGTCAATATCATCCACGAAAGCAAACAAGAACATGGCTTAAGCCGCGAAGTATTGATGAACCTTGGGCCACAGCATCCCAGTACCCATGGGGTATTACGTCTGTTACTACAAATGGACGGTGAAATTGTAAAACGCATTGAACCACACATTGGCCTATTACACAGAGGTACCGAAAAGCTGTGTGAAAGTTTCACTTATACCCAGATCTTTCCGCTCACCGATCGGTTGGACTATCTTTGCCAACCCTCCAATAATCTAGGCTATGCGCTGGCGGTAGAATCCCTACTTGATATCAAAGCGCCGGAACGGGCGCAATATATCCGGGTATTAATGGCAGAACTGTCTCGGATCTCTGGGCATTTACTGATCACTGGCGCGCTACCGATGGACGTTGGTGCAATAACAACCTTGCTCTATACCATGCGTGACCGAGAAATGATCATGGACCTGATGGAGATGATCAGCGGCGCACGTATGCACACCTCCTTCTGCCGAGTTGGTGGTGTAAGAGAAGACCTGCCTGATGGCTGTGCCGAACGTATTATTGAATTTTGTGACATCTTCGAAAACAGCATTTCTGATTATGAAAATCTGGTGGGAAACAACCGCGTATTTCTTGCTCGGGTAGAAAATGTCGGCAACATCACAGGGGAAGATGCAATCGCCCTCGGCCTTAGTGGCCCCTGCTTGCGGGCTTCCGGTGTGGACTGGGATATCCGCCGAGATGCCCCTTACGAGATTTACGACAGGCTCGATTTTAACGTTATCGTACGCACCGATGGCGACTGTTATGACCGTTGGAAATGCCGGGTCGACGAAATGCACGAAAGCCTGAAAATGATCCGCCAATGTGTTGCACAAATGCAGCCGGGTCCATTTTTACTCGATGACCCTAAGATCGCCTTTCCAGTCAATAAAGACCTGCTGGCTCATTCTATGGAAGCTCATATACATCATTTTAAACTGGCTGCCGAAGGTTTCAAAGTACCCAAAGGCGAGGTTTATACCGCCATCGAAGCGCCAAAAGGGGAACTTGGTTTTTACATCGTCAGTGATGGCTCTGAAAAACCGTTCAGAGTCAAAATCAGAGCGCCCTCTTTTGTCAACCTACAGGCGCTGACCGACCGCACCACTAATCTGAAATATCTGGCCGATGTGATCGCCATGATAGGTTCACTCGACCCGGTGATGAAGGAGGTCGACAAATGA
- a CDS encoding NADH-quinone oxidoreductase subunit C, translating into MIMPSQFPLNKLIDNFNGRISIDPNVIDMPCVIVSPQNLVELCLFLRDDDAFKFNFMADIGGIDFYPDTPRYQLVYHLYSISLGWRVRIKCPLDDPPKVPTITHLWTTANWHEREAYDMFGIVFEGHPDLRRIYMWQDFEGWPMRRDFPLRGYKDKYNPFGEERPTTTQGPVGDIL; encoded by the coding sequence ATGATCATGCCGAGCCAGTTTCCACTTAACAAGCTCATCGATAATTTCAACGGCCGCATCAGCATAGATCCAAACGTCATCGATATGCCCTGTGTCATCGTCAGCCCGCAAAACCTAGTGGAACTGTGTTTATTTCTGCGCGACGACGACGCATTCAAATTTAATTTTATGGCTGATATTGGCGGTATTGATTTTTACCCAGATACCCCACGCTATCAACTTGTCTATCACCTTTATTCAATTTCACTGGGCTGGCGAGTACGCATAAAATGTCCGCTAGATGACCCACCCAAAGTACCGACCATCACCCACCTCTGGACCACTGCTAACTGGCATGAACGGGAAGCATATGACATGTTTGGTATCGTCTTCGAAGGTCACCCAGACTTGCGCCGGATCTATATGTGGCAAGACTTTGAAGGGTGGCCCATGCGTCGTGATTTTCCGCTGCGCGGTTACAAAGATAAATATAATCCATTTGGTGAAGAGAGACCGACCACCACACAGGGGCCCGTCGGAGATATTCTATGA
- a CDS encoding NADH-quinone oxidoreductase subunit B family protein, with translation MGSLTERYKDNVLFTTSDSIINWSRKSSLWPETFGIACCAIEMIAAGCARYDLDRFGVVFRSSPRQSDVMIIAGTVTKKMAPIIRRLYDQMPEPRYVIAMGTCAISGGVYNTYSVVQGSDLFVPVDVHVAGCPPRPDALLHAMVLLQEQITGSRQSKQAQEQASPPPAFEKENI, from the coding sequence ATGGGAAGTTTGACAGAACGATACAAAGATAATGTACTTTTTACCACTTCCGATAGCATTATCAATTGGAGTCGAAAATCATCCCTGTGGCCGGAAACCTTTGGCATTGCCTGCTGCGCCATAGAAATGATAGCGGCCGGCTGTGCTAGATATGATCTTGACCGTTTTGGTGTCGTTTTCCGCTCCTCTCCCCGCCAGTCTGACGTGATGATCATCGCTGGAACTGTGACCAAAAAAATGGCACCAATTATCAGGCGTCTTTATGATCAAATGCCAGAGCCAAGGTATGTGATTGCCATGGGTACCTGCGCCATCTCAGGTGGTGTTTACAATACCTATTCTGTGGTGCAAGGTTCAGACCTTTTTGTCCCAGTTGATGTTCATGTAGCCGGGTGTCCGCCTCGCCCCGATGCACTCTTACATGCCATGGTACTACTACAAGAACAGATCACCGGTAGCCGTCAGTCTAAGCAAGCTCAAGAACAAGCCTCCCCGCCGCCAGCCTTTGAGAAAGAGAATATATGA
- a CDS encoding NADH-quinone oxidoreductase subunit A: MPIDFLPVFLMVAVVVTLAAFILTVSRLLRPDNPYPEKNRPYECGIDHVGEASAGLFKVQYFVIAILFVVFDVETMFLFPWAMVLADLGLFGYIEMFIFIMMLLVGFIYAWIKGALEWEV, from the coding sequence ATGCCTATTGATTTTTTACCGGTGTTTTTGATGGTTGCGGTTGTCGTTACACTGGCCGCATTTATCCTGACCGTCTCCCGCCTGCTCAGGCCAGACAATCCCTATCCAGAAAAGAATCGGCCCTATGAATGCGGCATAGACCATGTTGGGGAAGCATCAGCTGGATTATTTAAAGTACAGTATTTTGTGATTGCCATTCTGTTTGTCGTATTTGATGTAGAAACCATGTTTCTGTTCCCCTGGGCGATGGTGCTGGCAGACCTCGGCTTGTTTGGTTACATCGAAATGTTTATTTTTATCATGATGCTGTTGGTTGGATTTATCTACGCTTGGATAAAAGGTGCCTTAGAATGGGAAGTTTGA
- a CDS encoding NADH-quinone oxidoreductase subunit N, producing MSDIAEKQTAADLATVDLTAISQSVLASGPEIIIIIGACVALMLSLVPHPRQNQLLAGVSVFMILLAACMSYALSDFPQTAYAGMFVVDGFSTFFKVILYLGTTLTVLMSGNYRPNNGLIKDGVFQGEYYALLLFALLGTMIMVSSTDLLLIYIGLELQALSIYVLTGFLKTDLRSNEASLKYIILGAFSSGIILYGMSLFYGLTGTTNLNDMAVALSTLDLSDPMLILATLFMLVGLLFKVGAVPFHMWVPDIYEGAPSPITAYMSVASKAAAFAVIMRIFMQDLSVLQPIWILNIVGIAVLTMTLGSFVALAQTNIKRMLAYSSIAHAGFLMLGLVAGGRDGMASIMLYLLIYTFMTIGIFAVIILLNKGVTLGEPIEDFSGLAKNHPGLAFMSLIFLFSLAGIPPTGGFFAKFYVLTALIDTGHVILAVIAVLLSAVAAWFYIRIIMLMYVQPPAPVLTQAAEIQLTPSIRIVLLIATIGTLLTGVLPAWFLGFVTNSMPLGLG from the coding sequence ATGAGCGACATCGCAGAAAAACAAACAGCTGCTGACTTAGCTACTGTAGATCTAACGGCTATCAGCCAATCAGTATTGGCAAGTGGGCCAGAAATTATCATCATTATCGGTGCCTGTGTGGCGTTGATGTTATCGCTGGTGCCACACCCTCGCCAGAATCAATTGCTGGCAGGTGTTTCGGTATTCATGATTTTACTTGCTGCCTGTATGAGCTATGCCCTATCCGACTTTCCGCAAACAGCTTATGCCGGTATGTTCGTCGTTGATGGATTTTCCACTTTTTTCAAAGTTATCCTTTATCTTGGCACCACGTTAACCGTGCTTATGTCAGGTAACTATCGGCCCAATAACGGGCTAATCAAGGACGGTGTGTTCCAGGGTGAATATTATGCCTTACTGCTGTTTGCACTTTTGGGTACGATGATCATGGTATCCAGCACCGATCTACTGCTTATCTATATCGGTCTGGAACTGCAGGCGCTCTCGATTTATGTGTTAACGGGCTTCCTCAAGACTGACCTAAGATCTAATGAAGCGTCTTTAAAATACATCATTCTTGGTGCTTTCTCGTCCGGTATTATCCTTTACGGCATGTCTTTATTTTATGGTCTTACCGGCACTACTAACCTCAACGATATGGCTGTAGCGCTGTCTACCTTGGACTTGTCCGACCCGATGTTGATCCTCGCGACCTTGTTTATGCTGGTTGGTCTGTTATTTAAAGTCGGTGCAGTCCCCTTCCACATGTGGGTACCAGACATTTATGAAGGTGCACCGTCACCGATCACCGCTTATATGTCGGTGGCCTCCAAAGCGGCCGCATTTGCCGTTATCATGCGCATTTTCATGCAGGACCTTTCAGTACTACAACCCATTTGGATTTTAAACATTGTAGGTATTGCAGTGCTAACAATGACGCTGGGCAGCTTTGTGGCTCTAGCACAAACAAATATCAAACGCATGCTGGCTTATTCCAGTATTGCTCACGCTGGTTTTTTGATGCTGGGCCTAGTGGCTGGTGGCAGAGACGGGATGGCAAGTATCATGCTTTATCTGCTGATTTATACGTTTATGACAATCGGTATTTTTGCCGTCATCATTCTCTTAAATAAAGGGGTGACCCTCGGTGAGCCAATCGAAGATTTTTCGGGGCTGGCAAAAAACCATCCCGGTCTGGCATTTATGAGTCTGATTTTTTTATTTTCTCTGGCTGGAATTCCGCCAACCGGTGGGTTTTTTGCCAAGTTTTATGTGCTAACAGCGCTTATAGATACAGGTCATGTGATATTGGCTGTGATCGCCGTGCTGTTGAGCGCCGTCGCGGCCTGGTTTTACATTCGAATCATCATGTTGATGTATGTACAGCCACCAGCACCAGTACTAACACAAGCGGCCGAGATACAGCTTACCCCATCCATACGCATTGTTTTGTTAATCGCCACAATAGGCACCTTACTGACTGGGGTGTTACCCGCCTGGTTCCTTGGTTTTGTCACCAATTCAATGCCTCTTGGCCTTGGATAA